The segment taaaaacaacataacAATGGAATCGGCAACGTAAACAACAGCAAGCTGTATACCAGCGTCAATTCATTACCATCAGCGGTTTTTGACGTCATTTCCTTAATCAGTAGAAACGCAAACTTTACAAAGTGAATGACAAATATTGTGATACACATTTGCGAGGAAATTGTTTATGTTAGAAGTACgcagtaaattatttttctctttctatCCTTTTTCGCATCGAGGGATATTTCCAATGCATTTTCGGCTGTTgattattattcattcattcagaaATTAATTGCATTGTTCGgcactgtattaaaaaattatcctTTTATAAATCTCAAAAGAGAAGACCTTGGTCAccgtacaaaattttatcaagattGTAGTTTAGCCGTGATGCAATCATGTATATTGCATATGTTATACTCGTATACTAttcatactttatttatagtatGGAGTTCCGTAATgtaaacattaatataaatgcTGCAAGccaagaaaatgaaataatatcttAAGATAAAGATACTCGTAGAAACGGTAGTGAACCAATGATAAGATAAAAGGTGTTAACAACAACCTAATTTTGAGATAGTACCAAAGCGACACGAAAACTAATTTAGCTGATACTGCTTTCACTTGGGAcgattcatttgttttatccATTTTCATCTGTCAATATAGCAGAACGCCCTGATTTATTAATGTCACTTAACAGGGTTCTCTTTGCCATGTACTTTTATAGGGTGCATTGAGGTAATCTTAACAAACTATTAACTCAATTCTGATTGGCGCTGATTAGGGTGTTTAGTGCTACTGTTGACATCAACGGTTGAAATCTTTAatccaataataattattcgaCGCACGTATTCGCATGCAActcaatacttatatacaaaatgATGTATGGTCTCTCTGTACCCATACGTATTCAGTGCATGCACAACTTTATAGGTAATCTAGAGAAGGTATAATCTTCCAAGGCAAAccataagtaaaaattatttttccacCTTGCTTATATCTTCTAAGACGGTCCCACAAGGATGTATATTAGGACCAATGAAAAATAGTTCGTTAAtcatcaaataattaaataaactcgttttaaattcataaataattaagtgatCACCTTTATAAAAATGCATTGAAATCATCCAATAAAATCCTAATATTCAAATAGGGGCTAATCTTAAAATGCAACTATCAAAACAAGTTGCCGAAAGCCGAAAGTGTGCCGACAGTCGCACGGCGGCCTTGCCCCACTTGCGTTGTTACGTGACTGAGTAATCGTTCCGTGGTGCGGACTACGTGATTGTACTGGATTCATGCTTATATTTAGATTTGGTTAAGCCATCTTCTTAATAGATCTCTAGATGTTGTCGTCTTCTCTTGAAAATCTTCTTGTATTGCCTTTTGATGCGTTGTTTCGCAAATGAATGTTGTTGCAATTGAATGAACTTAATGCACAGTGATTTTGTGTGGCAGATGAGGCTTACGAAAAGCCTTTCAGTCAGATTTCTTTTGTTAAATCCTATATTTATAACAGGTAATTCTGACCTCATTAGAATATTAGGTAATAACTAAGTATAGTAATTCATAGGCGttatattaacatttaatttgttaacCCAACAGATCTGGATCAACGAAACCTCGACGTCCCGATCGAGCTGTATACGTCCCTAGGGCGTTGCGAACGGCCGAAACTAACCCGACCGAGGAGGCCAAACCAGAGCAGATCCACCGGCGGAGCAGCCACAGTGCTGACCCAGCTAAGCGGCCAAAGTCCCCACAACCCCGCGACAAATCCGCCGGTACCCCGCGAAAATCCCTCGGAAAAAACTTCTGCAACGTATACACTCCTCCCCACCTAAGGAATCAAAGATCTCACACAGCCCCCAGCATAGACCAAGCTACGGCGAGTGATACAAACGAATCTGTGCCTTCAGCTTGCCAAGTGCCAAATAGTGATAGTGCAATATCTTATAGTGATAATAGTTACGACGTAGAAGTAGGTGAGAATTTTTATATAGGCGATTATTTCACCAATGGACAGCTAGGGTTCTTCAGTCCGAATTATTACGGAGAGTTTACAGAACCCGATCACGATTGGAGGCCAAATGAGCCTGACATGATGGCTGTACCAGCGAATCAAAGCAATATTATTgataatgattatttatatagcaaAGATGAAGATGTCGAAAAGAAGGAGTTGAAACGTGCGTCACAAGAAATTAACAGGAGTAGTAAGAGAATAATAAAGCAGAGTTTTCATTCTGATGTGTTAATCATATCAGATCCTGTCGAAGAAGcgaaaagtgaaaataatgatGTCCCGATAGTACCTGAAGTTAAGGAGCCTGAAACGAAGAAATTAAAGCCGAAATTAGAAGCTAAGTTGTCTTTAAAAAGAGAAGAGAATGATTGGGACGCTGTGTTTGATGACAGCGGAGAATGTTTAGACCCCTCGCTTTTAGAGGAGCTAACATCCACAGTTGGGAAGGTGCATATAAGTAAAGCTAAGAACAATTACGAGCAATACCAGACGAAGGGCCAAGCCCTGTTTAATGGGCCAATTGACGAAACGTTTGCCCATGTAGTTGAAGTGTACGACTTTCCCAGTGAGTTCAAGACCAATGATTTGTTGTCAGTGTTCAGTGAATACAAAGACACTGGTTTCGAGATTAAGTGGGTGGACGACACGCACGCGTTGATTGTCTTCAGCAGCGCTAAAATTGGTAAGTGttctgaatttttttattttttttttatcacaatttaGTCACTTAAAGTTATATGCTGCAATATTTCAGGTCGCGTCCTTTCATGCCACAGCGTAATATCTGTCCTATAAAgcatattttacaaaagttgACTAAAGTCAGACTATAACTTTTCAAAGCAATAAACAAGGTCGTTGTTTTTTTCTATCGTCATAATTAAATCTCAGCTTTTTCGCCGCTTGTTGATGTATTTCTTTTGCTTTCACCACACACCATCCCGATTTGTCAAAAATAACCCAAAAAAACATGTCCATACAATAAGGTGATACTCGCTTTAATACCCACATTTTGGCACTTACCtccaaaacttattttattaccatATATTCCGTTTAAAACTTTTGCCAGATTCTATTTCCTTTTTAACCGCAAGAAATTGTGTGTagtatgttattataaaagtatttacgtAATTATTTGCTTAATTTGGTCGTGTTTACATCATATTGTCGGTTTGTTCTTCTTTTATAAGAAACACTGaaatctcttttatttttttgcttactTGATTGTTGTGAAATTAACTGATGTTTTCTGTACAcggtcaaattaaaaatttctttatcttCTGCTTATTTTAAAGGTATGATAATTTCGTTGCCTCCCAACaaaaatggattatttatttacaaaatatctcCCGCATTTGTCCTAATCACAAAGATCTCTCCCATCTTTTCATTTAACCGGTTGCACCCACTACAGCAGTTATTCGGGGCCAGAGTTGGCCTCACAGACTTAGATCGAGTGACGCAAAGGAGACGTAACCTGTGACGCAACTTTCATTGCGTGCGTTGACGCAATTGCTGATTAGCCAGTTACGAAGACCTAGCTGATTTCTCGTGAACTAATCAGCCATACCCTTTTAACGTAATCATGAGTTTCTGTCTCACTATAGCACCACTGAAATGCACCAACAAATAAATGATCTGATCTATCTGTTTTGCAGCCTTCTGCTGTTTGAAGAGTTTTTTAATTGAGTTTGAAAACAGTCAATGAAAAGATCGTTACATAGTCTTTAAGTggacttaaattaaaataatctctCTCACTCATCGGTACTTAGTGCCACTTGGGCACAAGACTCACTCAATACAGACCCATTGTCAGTGGtagctatttatatattttctcgTTAAAGTATTCCATTCTAAGCTGCCGCTTTTCAAGCTTATACTCCCTATACGTTCTCTCACcgtttttattagaaaaaaaaaaaaaaaaatggttttattgACTCATTTCAGCaacatattatgtacatacatcgTTCATATAAAAGGTGTTAATACATTTTCTAATCTGGTCCAACGCTCAGCCATCCATCATCAAACTAAGAATAAACCTGTATCTTGATTGGTAGAAGGCATCACGGAAGATCCGGTAGGATGTAatgatgtttgtttatttgagtTGAAGTAAAATGTACACTGATTTAATAATTCCCAAACTAGACGAATCTGTATTCTGGGAATTATTTTGAGTTAACACAATAGTTAACTAAGGATagagttttattaatatgtataattgaagataaacttaaaactattGCAATAACGCTCTAGACCGCCTCCTTGTGGTAACAATTTATGTACAACGATGTGAACatcgtatatattaataagaaaagaTACGTGGactaagtatattaaataaatttcattaattattgatattatttagGCAATAGATTTTCCGTGTCAGAGTAATTAGTTTCCTTATTGGAATATATGAGAATAGAAGTTTCCTTAGAATATTCTAGTAAAGACTGATCATAACACTATAAAAAGGGTTAATCATCTCTTCCACTCATCGACTTAACCTTTTGTTAAGCAATTTGACCTGCGTAATCAGGTCTCGGGTTTAGCACGACTGACTGCGAAGGTCAGTTATTgtgacataattatttttgagtcCGTTGTATAGATTATCTAATTCTTTACCTTTTGCAATGGtgattgtaaaattatgtGGGAGTTAGCTTAGACCATTCAACGTAAATGGCGGTGAATTTACatgtataaaatcacgcctctttccggaGGTGTTAGCACTACATTTTACCCCAAATAAAatgtgggaaaaggtaacgacacAGAAGAAGTAcacaattaatatatttttagaattttatcCTCTTTTCTCCTAATACATACGTAAGcatattaataactttattaggATCTCTTAAACAACCATCAGTCTTAGTTACCCAATGAACGGCACCCCCGAGGTCTCATGCCGCAACTGCATCTAACGTTACGTAAAGATTCAGTTTGAGATCAAGAGCGCTTCGCAATTGTTTTGCAACTTGCAAGTCATGCGGCGCAAGTCACTAGCGGTTGCGGTGGAGTTATTGAATAACAGATATttctgtggcgacatctctgcTCCTATTAGCCAATAACAGTACTCCATTAGCTAATAAAAGCGAGTATACTAAATCGGGATATCAAAGTTTGAACTGATGGAGCATAAAatctccgactcaacatcgtcggagccgccgTTCCCAAGGGTAACAACTAGATTGGCGTTgctaaaaaaaactgaaactgGCCCTTGGAATCTTAATAAAttgtcttaaaataaaactcatgGTTCAAAGTGAAAGTTTACAGCGTGTAGTTTCGGTAGAGTAGTAGGGAACCAAGGAACATTATCTCCTAATGGATATTTAATAAAGGCACTAACAACTAATGTATCAAATATAACAAGGTGGGTTAGACTCGGGCAAACAATCGATCTAACTTTGCtatctgtaaaatataatttgcttAAATGGCGAACTTACCCGATGTGGAGCTTAAAACCAAAATGTAAGAATGCTATCGAGAGATAGAGTCTGcgttaaacaatattttgaataatacttacagtaattatttgtaaaactcTTGTGGTGAAACAGAGCGTCGTGGAAGTCATTGGGGAGGCCTATGTTCAGCAGTAGACGTCTTACGGGTGATATGATGAAAAGTCTGgtgattttatgatttataacTGTCATAACGATCGACTACCAGAACTTACCCCGCAAGAATTAGAAGCAACATTTATTAACTTTCTATAAGCAAagcgtaaatataaaaaaacttgtaaatataaaaaaatcgctTCATCTTCGTCTGTACACCACACAACACTTTCAATTTCATTTGCGTGCTCCACATTCAACAAGAGAAGTTTTGTTTGTTCACTTTGCAGTACATTGCTGCCTTGAACTTGAGCTAATTTTCATGATTGCTTATAAATCTGTTAATGTATATTTCAACATACCACTAATTTGAAACAGTCGTTTATTCgtgtttttgtattattttcgtGTGCGTCAGTTCGAACGTGATGTGATGTGTTTAATGGGTATGCATgtgaattgagatttttggaaagtacatttatttcggaaaatttaaattgatgcTTTCTTATCGCAGAAAGTTGGTTCGGTAAATTCTGGATATAGTACCCATTCGCTTTTAATGTCTATTGATTGtgtcttctttttaaatatttttttgtataacaaGACCATTTACGctaaaaaaattcttgtaaTTGTTTTTACTTCTTTCTAAAGTCCTTTTTATCATTGACGTactataaacaattatttatagttgATCAAAGCTTTTTATACGCAAttctaaattgaaattattaaaagtacaaGACTTTTTGTATATGATGCTGAATTTCCATTGGAAATTTACACAGTGCCATTATTCATCTTCCTCTTTGtctcatttacatttttacctATCTGGAGAAGAGACCAGGATGCGCCTGTAACCATCCACCGTCTTTAGCTAGATAACATTATTATCGTTAGCTAGACGATTCAAGAGTTAATGTAAAATCTACTTTACTTTTTGAAGATGATGACGTTACATTTGAATTCTGACTTCATTAaaagatgtatttttaatctcCACCGCAGAAGCAcgatcattattttattcattcagaTCAAATTTGTCTAGAACAGTCATTGTAGTTGActttgtatataagtattttctctactttttgaaaattatttgtatttcccTCTCACGAACTTTGGTCGGCGCTAATGAGAGACTCATACAAATTTACTGAGCACACTTCGAGCCGTGCGAAGCGAATCGGTTTTATTTGCCGTGTAAATATGCTATATGACATATTGATTGGGTCGTTTTGATTGCCTAGTTTATGTCTGGGGGTTTTTGTGTGTGAATTTCATTTTAGTTGTGGAATTCGCTCTTCTGCTTATATGATTATTAAGTTTAGCCTGTGGGTTTTTAATGTGATCTTGTTTTTCCGATGGGTTATTATTGCCTTCATAAAGGTATAAACTAGTACACTTTCTACCTTCTATATATAGACTTAAGTCTTGGGTAACATCTTCACCATTTGGAGACAAGCCCGGGGTAagctttgaccatggatcttggatttggtagtcatgtttttacacgaagcgactcccatctgacctccgcaacctttacagaTGAACCCGCAtcggatcgatcatggttacacaggcagttgtctgaatgtgcagactTCCCTGATACACTTTCAACGCCCTGTAAagatacaaaatacatataagtaaaGCTACCTAGTTGTTCTAGAAATCATTAAGCAAGACATATCTTATTGAAATATGCAGACGCGTTTCAGTGAAACCAACTATCTTTTTATTCATAGTCTGTTCTTTCAGCTtgctacaaatattatttaaagcacttatttaactttatgtCAATATTATATAGAACAACTTCTGGCGTTTCTGGCGTTCCTCAGGGTTCCCATTTAGGCCCTCTGTTTTTCAACATCTTTATAAACGATCTGGCTGATAGGTTAACTTGCCCCGCACTTCTATATGCAGACGacttaaaaatttttcatactgTCGCTAATGAAAATGATGCCATGTTACTTCAAAATAACCTTAATGTTGTGGCTGATTGGTGTAACAGAAATGGCATGTTTCTAAATGAGAAAAAATGTTTCGTCATCTCTTTTACGCGTAAAcacaataagtttttatttgattacaaATTAGGTATACACAAACTTGAACGTACTGTAACAATCAAGGATCTAGGAGTAATATTTGACAGTGAACTTTCTTTTCGTAATCattatgattatattatttcgaaaGGTAACAGATTGTTGGGTTTTATTTCAAGAAGTACTAaagatttcaaaaattataatggtttcaaaaatttatattttgcacTTATAAGAAGTGTTCTTGAATACAATTCAGTTGTCTGGTCTCCATATTATAAGATCCACATTGATCGTATTGAGCAAGTTCAAAACAGGAgtctaaaaataatgtcatttaGAACTAATAACCATCGTAAGTTGATGTCGTATTCGGATAGACTTAAACACTTCAGCATATCCTCTTTGGAGGGTCGTCGTCACTGTAGTGatctaatttatttgtataaaatagttCATGGTATTGTCGATGCACCCCCCCTATTGTCCCTCATTGGCTTTAATACTAGATATCGGCCGCGTAATCCCACGCATAAGCTGTTCGCACTGgatgtttgtataaataacaCCTCGTATTATAATCCCGTTGTGCGAATGTGCAGAGCCTTTAACGATCTGGTACTCAGCCACAAATCAAAATCtattgatattgatatttttggaATCTCGTTTTATTCCTACAAAAGTAAGATACGCCTTCTTTTAagtctttaaaatttttgttgttttttgttttaattggtGTCTCAACACAACTATACTATACTTGTTACTCAATTATACCGTTTTTCTACTATGTATAATATGTTAGTACTGCAGCTGTTATTAGACTTTTCTTTATTAGTaaccttttctttttaaataagctCATTTAgctatatttcttttgttattgtaaCTTTGTTGTATACGCATGTGTTGAGTTGTTGCCTAGCTGTAGTTTTTTGGTTATTATGCATTGTATCATTTTGGTGACAACTTGTTATGtgtatcataataaataaataaataaataaataaagaacaaacaaacaatttccaCCGTCGCCTCCACGGAACGACCTACACAACCTACATTTTACCGCGCCGAGTTCAATAACCCGCGCGTGACGTAACGCTGCGCCGAGCAAGTGGCACGATGAACTGGCCCGTTCTTATGGAGTAATGGACGATGAATCTTGTTAATGAATTACCCtaatttgatttcaaaaatgcaaaaaagtAATACGAAAATATGTGAGAGGGATTACTGAAGAACTAGTAACATCAAAATTCCATATGGTAGGCGTTACCTTCGAACAGTAGTaggtcattaaaaaaatttttataaaaaagatgcgatgaattgaaaaaaaatctcctCCTCTTTTGAAGTCTGGCAAAAATACAAAGcacataaagaaatatttttaacacttaTTTCCGCTTTCCAACATTTCTGTACTCATGCCCAGAGCCTAAATTTTGATTACAATATTTCTGATTCCTTTACATTTCATTCCTGCCTCCGTAGCATGACCcgcgccgtttttatcgcgcgaaaaactatcgctgtcccgtttcacgtcataattaaaagcgaaacagcgaatAGGTGCCATGCTATTCTTCACCTTGGGCTTGTGGAGGTAACATTTTGATCAAAATCCATTAACCTTTTTGcctttatattatcttttcatttatttatgtacaaaaaatgatatacaggagcatttaacacagaaattgtttttcttcagaaattattcttttaaagatataattgGCTTTCGTAGTTTGTAATGTTCTAGATTTCTAAATCCTCTCCTTGTAAGGATCTAAAATAcatgttcatttatttatctctaaaattatattgaaagaTGCTCCGGCTACCAGCATGGGAAACAGGCGAGATAAGTTATAAAAGAGATTAAACAAAACCTAAGGAAACGCCAATATCAATTCCGGGAAATTCTTGTTCGATCATTGTCTCAGAAAGAGGCGCGATCCGATAGTAATTGCTCACAATTATATGCATTCAATCAATGCTTACTTGCTTCCCGATAGATCAAGTGAACTTTAGACTTGAATTGAGATGtattttataggtataatatattttaaacacgTTTTGAAAAGTCTCACTGAGAATTTGAAGGTCTTGAAGAagttaaaaaactttattcaatAGTCATTCGACTGAAGCAATTAATACTATTattgcgaaagtaagtttatttgtttgttttgttgtctCTTTATGAGTTTTCTACTTAACTAATTTTCTTGAATTTggcaaatttataataaagggtctggagaaggatatagggtactttttagcccggtaaaaacaaaagttcccgtggtatttgcgaaaaaccgttattcttttgtaggtggaaCTCAATTCTGGTAAAATCTAGTATAAATCTGTGACCGAGTCTGTCTGTAGCATTGGTAAATATagttttcttttcttcttccACGCCAGGAGTTCCACTctgaatgaaaatttattttaccttcatcgtttattgtatttattgtcacgaaataaaaaaaaaagagtaattatatttttaatatgtgccgtgtggttcctggcaccaataaaaaaataataggaccactccctctcattcccatggatgtcgtaaaaggcgactaagggataggcttataatttgagattctttttttaggcgatggactagcaaccggtcattatttgaatctcaattctaccattgagccaaacagctgaacgtggccaatcagtccttttaagactgttggctctgtctaccccgcatgggatatagacgtgaatatatgtatgtatgtatgttatttttaatatcgaaAACAGCACGGCACCATTTTGCTTTGTTTACCTGAGACCAAATAATGctttaattattatctttcTGCAACTGAACCCCAAAAAAATGGTAGAAAGTGTAGCAGGAAGCTACAACGGAGAGTCGGTTACATGTAATTCCTACCATACCCACAATTACGTAGTATGTAGTACAGATTTCTTACATTTCAATTGCAACTTGCAACACACTGTACGTATGTTTCCTGtttatgtagttttatttacaactagctgtgccctcgacttcgtccgcgtggaatagttattttgggcatcattgaagcgcCCTcagggatgaataattttccccgttttttttttccacatattccattatttctttgctatttaaagttgcagtgtgatgttatatagcctgccttcctcgataaatggtcgattcaacacaaaaataatttttcaattcgaaccagtagttcctgagattagcgcgttcaaacaaacaaactcttcagctttataatctttaatataaaaattaatcgcTAAATGTGTTGGTAAGCGCACACAAGAACGCCTGGACCAATttggccaattcttttttttcaatattcgtCAAAGCTCAAGGATGGTTTTTACGgcgaaaaaataccaaataattgcctaaaaaaccttaaaaacagtccttttctttatcccatacaaatgttttctaactaatacgtacagtcaatttgagctttattgctaatatataaagttcactgttgtctaagc is part of the Amyelois transitella isolate CPQ chromosome 20, ilAmyTran1.1, whole genome shotgun sequence genome and harbors:
- the LOC106134458 gene encoding coiled-coil domain-containing protein R3HCC1L; this translates as MGLTHMDRDNAPLSGQDAAGECLSTQRATQEKIRSGSTKPRRPDRAVYVPRALRTAETNPTEEAKPEQIHRRSSHSADPAKRPKSPQPRDKSAGTPRKSLGKNFCNVYTPPHLRNQRSHTAPSIDQATASDTNESVPSACQVPNSDSAISYSDNSYDVEVGENFYIGDYFTNGQLGFFSPNYYGEFTEPDHDWRPNEPDMMAVPANQSNIIDNDYLYSKDEDVEKKELKRASQEINRSSKRIIKQSFHSDVLIISDPVEEAKSENNDVPIVPEVKEPETKKLKPKLEAKLSLKREENDWDAVFDDSGECLDPSLLEELTSTVGKVHISKAKNNYEQYQTKGQALFNGPIDETFAHVVEVYDFPSEFKTNDLLSVFSEYKDTGFEIKWVDDTHALIVFSSAKIASEVLSSQRPLVRCRPLHAATLESRNKAKKCAEYLQPYRQRPETCTALARRLVSGALGVKLSTAREERDEERRIITKAREKKRQAALHKEAAWDGSLANQSLADA